One part of the Terrimicrobium sacchariphilum genome encodes these proteins:
- a CDS encoding Minf_1886 family protein encodes MQSIGFQEALEQILASDTRYHAEAYAFLRDALEGTLKRRKKARKDAPPSHVNAAELLDGFRIHALQECGPMAVTVLDYWGVRSCEDVGNMVFNLVNAGAFGKTDEDTIESFRLGYDFREAFVIPFLPEPTNLSAGAPGVVGKKK; translated from the coding sequence ATGCAGTCGATTGGATTTCAAGAAGCCCTGGAGCAGATCCTGGCCTCAGACACTCGCTACCATGCCGAGGCCTACGCCTTTCTGCGCGACGCGCTGGAGGGGACGCTGAAGCGCCGCAAAAAGGCGCGCAAGGACGCTCCACCCTCGCATGTGAATGCCGCCGAACTACTCGACGGCTTCCGCATTCATGCCTTGCAGGAGTGTGGCCCGATGGCGGTTACGGTGCTGGACTACTGGGGCGTGCGATCCTGCGAGGATGTGGGCAACATGGTGTTCAATCTCGTGAACGCCGGAGCCTTTGGCAAAACGGACGAGGACACGATCGAGAGCTTCCGCCTGGGATATGATTTCCGGGAGGCGTTCGTGATTCCTTTCCTCCCCGAGCCAACAAATTTGAGCGCCGGAGCCCCTGGCGTTGTCGGAAAGAAAAAATGA
- a CDS encoding M16 family metallopeptidase, with protein sequence MSIALAPAKETRVVKETPVLPDNKAQSFTLPNGLTLIVEEDHSAPVASVQAWCGTGSIDEGNWMGAGLSHILEHMLFKGTEKRKSGDIARQIQDQGGYINAYTSFDRTVYWIDIPSSGVDQAIDILADAMLHSTLPEDEYVKEQEVIRREFAMGFDDPGRQSSQLMLRTVFTESPFRHPVIGYLDVYNKLKREDVFAYYKKRYVPNNLTFVVAGDVDAQKVREQVEALFKDEPRQPLEPVYVAGEPEQVGRRDVHEEFPTELTRLSLAWRIPGLTNPDTPALELLGDIMGSGRSSLLNQDLREKQQIVHSVSAGMYSLQTDGVFVIQALCDPDKREQAEKAAFAIVERIKKDGVTAAELDKARRSMLSSQLSNLGTSNGKASDLGSNWLLTKNLNFSKDYLDAIARVTPADIQRVARQYLRDDRVNVTSLNPIGSLNLKSDKEKEAANSEVKRFVLPNGLRLLVREDARLPLVSIYSTFRGGLLAETPKDNGVTKLMARTMLKGTKSRTAAQIAEQIEDVGGSIGADAGNNSFSISADVMKPDLALGLDLVADVIKNPTFPAGEVDLEKRGLLAAIKAEDEQPTAVARNAMRSSLFGTHPYALRGNGSAESVASLTPEQLKAFHDEYAVASNGVIAVFGDVKAEDVLKLVEKDFGSLPAGKLALTNPPQPVFPDKAIDTQENRPKQQAVLMFGFPGTDVLSDDRSALELINEASNDLGSRFFNRIREQMGLAYYVGAGNFMGLAPGCFLFYLGTDPKKVDRVRVEFQDEIGKLAKDGLTEEELVRAKKKLLGSEAIRNQSNSAFAAAVAIDELVGLGYDNYLKRKDQIESVTLDDTKRIAAKYLGVPGRVEVIVQPPAQAAANNPQQ encoded by the coding sequence ATGTCCATTGCCCTAGCGCCAGCCAAGGAGACCCGTGTAGTCAAGGAAACCCCGGTATTACCCGATAACAAGGCCCAGTCCTTCACTCTGCCTAACGGTCTCACCCTCATCGTCGAGGAGGACCACAGCGCTCCAGTCGCAAGCGTGCAGGCGTGGTGCGGCACGGGGAGTATCGATGAGGGAAACTGGATGGGGGCAGGCCTCTCTCACATCCTGGAGCATATGCTCTTTAAGGGCACGGAGAAGCGCAAGTCAGGCGACATCGCCCGTCAGATCCAGGACCAGGGTGGCTACATCAATGCCTATACCAGCTTTGACCGCACGGTGTACTGGATCGATATCCCGTCGAGCGGAGTGGATCAGGCCATCGACATCCTCGCGGATGCCATGCTGCACTCGACGCTTCCCGAGGATGAATACGTCAAAGAGCAGGAAGTCATCCGGCGCGAATTCGCCATGGGTTTTGACGACCCGGGTCGTCAGAGCTCGCAGCTCATGCTGCGAACCGTTTTCACGGAAAGCCCGTTCCGGCATCCGGTCATCGGATATCTCGATGTTTACAACAAGCTGAAGCGCGAGGATGTCTTTGCCTATTACAAGAAGCGTTACGTGCCGAACAACCTCACCTTTGTAGTGGCAGGTGATGTTGATGCGCAGAAGGTGCGCGAGCAGGTGGAGGCCCTCTTCAAGGACGAACCCCGCCAGCCCCTCGAGCCGGTCTATGTGGCGGGCGAGCCGGAGCAGGTTGGCCGCCGCGATGTGCATGAGGAGTTTCCCACGGAGCTTACCCGCTTGTCCCTGGCTTGGAGGATTCCCGGCCTGACCAACCCCGATACACCGGCTTTGGAGCTCCTGGGCGATATCATGGGTTCCGGACGCAGTTCACTCCTCAATCAGGACCTCCGCGAGAAACAGCAGATCGTTCATTCGGTCAGCGCAGGCATGTATTCGCTTCAGACCGACGGCGTCTTTGTCATTCAGGCGCTTTGCGATCCTGACAAGCGTGAACAGGCCGAGAAGGCCGCCTTTGCCATTGTTGAGAGGATCAAGAAGGATGGCGTTACCGCGGCCGAACTCGACAAGGCACGGCGTTCCATGCTTTCGAGCCAGCTCTCGAATCTCGGCACCTCGAACGGCAAGGCTTCCGATCTCGGATCGAACTGGCTGCTGACCAAGAATCTGAATTTCAGCAAAGACTATCTCGATGCCATCGCCAGAGTGACGCCTGCGGACATCCAGCGGGTGGCCCGCCAGTACCTTCGCGACGATCGCGTCAACGTCACTTCGCTCAACCCAATAGGTTCTCTCAACCTCAAGTCCGACAAGGAAAAGGAAGCGGCCAACTCGGAGGTGAAGAGATTCGTCCTGCCCAATGGCCTGCGCCTGCTCGTCCGTGAAGACGCTCGCCTGCCGCTCGTGTCGATTTATTCGACCTTCCGCGGCGGCCTGCTGGCCGAAACGCCCAAGGACAACGGCGTGACCAAGCTCATGGCACGTACGATGCTCAAGGGTACCAAGTCTCGTACGGCGGCACAGATCGCCGAGCAAATTGAGGATGTGGGTGGCAGCATCGGCGCCGATGCCGGAAACAACAGCTTTAGCATTTCCGCCGATGTGATGAAGCCCGACCTCGCGCTCGGCCTGGACCTCGTCGCCGACGTCATCAAAAACCCGACCTTTCCGGCGGGCGAGGTGGACCTCGAGAAGCGCGGCCTCCTTGCCGCCATCAAGGCCGAGGACGAGCAGCCGACCGCCGTGGCCCGCAACGCCATGCGCAGCAGCCTCTTTGGCACGCACCCGTATGCGCTGCGCGGCAATGGCTCTGCCGAGAGCGTGGCCAGTCTGACCCCCGAGCAGCTCAAGGCCTTCCACGATGAATACGCCGTCGCGTCCAATGGTGTGATCGCCGTCTTTGGCGACGTGAAGGCCGAGGATGTGCTCAAGCTGGTCGAGAAGGACTTTGGCTCGCTGCCCGCGGGCAAGCTGGCATTGACGAATCCGCCGCAGCCGGTCTTCCCGGACAAGGCAATAGACACGCAGGAGAACCGCCCGAAGCAGCAGGCCGTGCTGATGTTTGGCTTCCCCGGCACGGATGTCCTCAGCGACGACCGCTCCGCCCTGGAGCTGATCAACGAGGCCTCGAATGATCTCGGGTCGCGGTTCTTCAACCGCATCCGCGAGCAGATGGGCCTCGCGTACTACGTGGGCGCGGGCAACTTCATGGGCCTCGCTCCGGGGTGCTTCCTCTTCTATCTCGGCACGGACCCGAAGAAGGTCGACCGCGTGAGGGTGGAGTTTCAGGATGAGATCGGGAAACTCGCCAAGGACGGTCTGACGGAAGAGGAACTCGTCCGCGCAAAGAAGAAGCTCCTCGGCTCTGAGGCGATCCGCAACCAGAGCAACTCCGCCTTCGCCGCCGCCGTGGCCATCGACGAACTCGTCGGCCTCGGGTACGACAATTATCTGAAGCGCAAGGACCAGATCGAGAGCGTGACTCTCGACGACACGAAGCGCATCGCGGCGAAGTATCTTGGCGTACCGGGCCGGGTTGAAGTAATCGTTCAACCTCCGGCGCAAGCCGCCGCGAACAACCCTCAACAGTAG
- a CDS encoding DUF1844 domain-containing protein translates to MAEVQTSTQAGALTQRFIEFVVMQAQQASLFLGRFPHPQTGKTEVHLEAARLFIDQLEMIREKTRGNLSPEEVEILKNVLSDLQMAFVQATNEAAAGGAAPAPETASAAPAPEVAASNAGDEESKKRFSKSYGS, encoded by the coding sequence ATGGCAGAAGTTCAGACATCCACCCAGGCCGGGGCCTTGACCCAGCGATTCATCGAGTTCGTCGTCATGCAGGCGCAGCAGGCGTCCCTTTTCCTCGGGCGCTTCCCGCACCCGCAGACCGGCAAGACCGAGGTGCACCTCGAGGCCGCGCGCCTCTTCATCGACCAGCTCGAGATGATCCGGGAGAAAACCCGGGGCAATCTCAGCCCTGAGGAAGTCGAGATCCTGAAAAACGTGCTCTCCGATCTTCAGATGGCCTTTGTGCAGGCGACCAACGAGGCCGCCGCCGGAGGAGCCGCGCCGGCTCCCGAGACGGCCAGCGCCGCACCCGCACCGGAGGTCGCCGCCTCCAATGCAGGCGACGAGGAGAGCAAAAAGCGCTTCTCGAAGAGCTACGGCTCCTAA
- a CDS encoding lipocalin family protein, with protein MKTKLTLPAMLLLGLFLPGCASPTLKTVPSVDLQRYSGKWYEIARYPNWFQRKCACQSTAEYTPQADGSIKVTNTCLDKKGKTIQAIGRARVVPDSGNAKLKVSFFGPFTGDYWVIALDPKYQWAVVGHPSRKYLWVLAREPQLPAKTYQHILEEIRRAGYDTSRLIKVSN; from the coding sequence ATGAAAACGAAGCTGACCCTCCCTGCAATGCTGCTCCTCGGCCTTTTCCTCCCGGGCTGCGCGTCGCCGACGCTCAAGACTGTTCCCTCGGTCGACCTGCAGCGCTACTCGGGCAAATGGTACGAAATCGCCCGCTACCCGAACTGGTTCCAGCGGAAATGCGCCTGCCAGAGCACGGCGGAGTACACGCCCCAGGCGGATGGTTCGATCAAGGTCACCAACACCTGCCTCGATAAGAAAGGCAAGACGATCCAGGCCATCGGCAGGGCCCGCGTGGTGCCGGACAGCGGCAACGCGAAGCTGAAGGTGAGCTTCTTCGGCCCCTTCACCGGCGACTACTGGGTCATTGCGCTCGACCCGAAATACCAGTGGGCCGTGGTGGGACACCCGTCCCGCAAGTACCTCTGGGTGCTGGCCCGCGAGCCGCAACTGCCTGCGAAAACCTACCAGCACATCCTGGAGGAAATCCGCCGGGCAGGCTACGACACCTCCCGGCTGATCAAGGTCTCCAACTAA